One window from the genome of Osmerus mordax isolate fOsmMor3 chromosome 19, fOsmMor3.pri, whole genome shotgun sequence encodes:
- the frmd8 gene encoding FERM domain-containing protein 8: MEGDECGFAPESSDGHSQRGSVASSVTRAQDVLVYLVGDSAVHLCVEGVGCVSVHELGRSVREALHIPDAMQDVFAFWLCSPLLELQLKPKHQPYKLCRQWQDLLYRFTEALQEDISEDEPCLQYRRNVFYPKSKELQIEDEGVLRLLYDEARGNILLGRYPCDPGHWTSLGALSLALEEGPGLDNQKAAAVVREKKLSSFLPVHVAGAGGGLFSSLWGKGSRHAELEKKLLEEYQRIRSSAGSPPEPTQHLRQYLSTCHSLPYYGCAFFAGEIDKPVQGLLQRSGRKAVNVGISLEGVYVIDLKEKHVLLGLRFSELSWDHSYPEGEGDSHILWLEFDGEDAGVPVNKLLKIYSKQAELMSGLIEFCVELRSTSEAAAAVSEEDGVAPLPQTEERGGRGGGDGGLGARRGKLRRQSSVVCSRVNSLSTIDYVDNGKEIKRVKPKRAASFFTRQAQAPSYSAVEVSESLEQG, encoded by the exons ATGGAAGGAGATGAGTGTGGTTTTGCCCCGGAGTCATCAGATGGTCATTCGCAAAGAGGAAGCGTTGCCTCCTCCGTCACCCGCG CCCAAGATGTTCTAGTCTACTTAGTGGGCGACAGTGCGGTTcacctgtgtgtggagggagttggctgtgtgagtgtacaCGAGCTGGGTCGCAGTGTCCGCGAGGCTCTCCACATTCCAGACGCTATGCAGGACGTCTTTGCCTTCTGGCTCTGCTCCCCCCTGCTCG aacTGCAGTTGAAACCGAAGCACCAGCCCTACAAACTGTGCCGGCAGTGGCAGGACCTTCTGTACCGCTTCACCGAGGCGTTGCAGGAGGACATATCTGAGG ATGAACCCTGTTTGCAGTAcagaagaaatgtgttttatccCAAGTCTAAAGAACTACAG ATTGAAGATGAGGGGGTGCTGAGGCTGCTGTACGACGAGGCGCGGGGGAACATCCTGCTGGGGCGCTACCCCTGCGACCCCGGCCACTGGACCAGCCTGGGAGCCCTGTCTCTGGCTCTGGAGGAGGGCCCCGGCCTGGACAACCAGAAAGCCGCCGCCGTCGTCAG GGAGAAGAAGCTGTCGTCCTTTCTGCCCGTGCACGTGGCGGGCGCGGGCGGGGGcctgttctcctccctctgggGGAAAGGCAGCCGGCATGCGGAGCTGGAGAAGAAGCTGCTGGAGGAGTACCAGAGGATACGAAGCTCGGCAGGGAGCCCCCCTGAACCCACGCAGCACCTGCGCCAGTACCTCAGCACCTGCCACTCTCTGCCTTACTACGG GTGTGCTTTCTTTGCTGGGGAGATTGACAAACCTGTTCAGGGACTCCTGCAGAGGTCCGGACGCAAAGCAGTGAACGTGGGGATCAGCCTGGAGGGCGTGTATGTGATCGACCTgaaggagaag CATGTGCTTCTGGGCCTTCGCTTCAGTGAGCTGTCCTGGGACCACAGCTACCCCGAAGGTGAGGGAGACTCCCACATCCTGTGGCTGGAGTTTGACGGGGAGGACGCAGGCGTTCCAGTCAACAAGTTACTGAAGATCTACTCCAAACAG GCGGAGCTGATGAGCGGTCTGATTGAGTTCTGTGTGGAGCTGCGCTCAACGTCCGAGGCTGCCGCCGCCGTGTCGGAGGAGGATGGCGTGGCTCCGTTGCCCCAGACGGAGGagcgggggggccgggggggaggcgacgggggcctgggggccaggCGGGGGAAGCTGCGCAGGCAGAGCAGTGTGGTGTGCAGCAGGGTGAACTCTCTCAGCACCATCGACTATGTGGACAACG GTAAGGAAATTAAGCGTGTCAAGCCAAAGAGAGCTGCTTCCTTCTTCACCAGGCAGGCCCAGGCCCCCTCATACTCTGCTGTGGAGGTGTCAGAGAGtctggagcagggctga